Proteins encoded by one window of Halomonas sp. SH5A2:
- a CDS encoding DUF3833 domain-containing protein yields MQATVIALLVIFLAGCSSVDVEDYADTEPRLDIADYFTGTTRAWGMVQDYSGEVQRRFTVTIDGRVENGTLILDEDFEFADGETDRRVWRFERIDEHRWEGTANDVEGTVDARQYGHAFHMNYPLDVAIGDRTINFTMDDWMYLQPDGRLINRTAMKKFGLTLGEITLVFEQAAP; encoded by the coding sequence GTGCAAGCTACCGTTATCGCCCTCTTGGTTATTTTCCTCGCAGGCTGCTCGAGCGTCGACGTCGAAGATTACGCCGACACCGAACCGCGCCTGGATATTGCGGATTACTTTACCGGCACAACCCGCGCCTGGGGCATGGTACAGGATTACAGCGGCGAAGTTCAGCGTCGGTTTACCGTGACCATCGACGGTCGTGTTGAAAATGGCACGCTGATCCTGGATGAAGACTTCGAGTTTGCCGATGGCGAGACAGACCGGCGTGTATGGCGCTTCGAGCGTATCGATGAACATCGCTGGGAAGGCACGGCCAATGATGTCGAAGGAACCGTCGATGCCCGCCAATACGGTCATGCGTTCCATATGAATTACCCACTTGATGTGGCGATCGGCGATAGAACGATAAACTTCACCATGGATGACTGGATGTACCTGCAACCTGATGGTCGGTTGATCAACCGGACCGCGATGAAAAAGTTCGGTTTAACCCTGGGTGAAATCACGCTGGTGTTTGAGCAAGCGGCCCCCTGA
- a CDS encoding ATP-dependent zinc protease family protein codes for MRTGVVWLIVGSALLATGCAVPKPAPEGPPPLDETAFNLRMDRLQNQLTQQCNETASLQQRQLDQQEVFTADVREVGSLLRLLRDDVQQLDAQNQESIVVREECNVENDLLENKTLLGRNEWVGLPSIGTYLKAQVDSGANTSSLSAREITPFERDGEDWVRFKLALNEDDVVVESVRDEWIEAPIERRVRIVQASGEESRLVISLLLTLGPLSENVEFTLSDRSHLDYPVLLGRRFLLDISIIDVAETYRFDRPEFPGGEPADQAADDEAADSDDSEE; via the coding sequence ATGCGTACAGGTGTTGTTTGGCTGATAGTAGGTTCGGCTTTGTTGGCAACTGGCTGTGCGGTACCAAAGCCTGCCCCAGAAGGCCCCCCGCCTCTAGATGAAACTGCATTCAACCTGCGCATGGATAGGCTCCAGAACCAGTTGACCCAGCAGTGCAATGAGACTGCCTCCCTGCAACAACGCCAGCTTGACCAGCAAGAAGTCTTTACTGCCGATGTGCGTGAAGTGGGCAGCCTGCTTCGTCTTCTGCGTGATGATGTGCAGCAGTTGGATGCGCAGAACCAAGAATCTATTGTGGTTCGTGAAGAATGCAACGTTGAAAACGACCTTCTGGAGAATAAAACGCTGCTTGGCCGCAATGAATGGGTAGGATTACCGAGTATTGGTACCTATCTCAAGGCGCAAGTGGACTCTGGCGCTAATACATCATCGCTATCTGCCCGTGAAATCACTCCGTTTGAGCGCGATGGTGAAGACTGGGTTCGCTTCAAGTTGGCGCTTAATGAAGATGATGTCGTGGTCGAAAGTGTCCGCGATGAGTGGATTGAAGCGCCTATTGAGCGTCGCGTGCGTATCGTACAGGCCTCTGGAGAAGAATCGCGCCTGGTAATTTCCTTGCTGTTAACCCTGGGGCCGCTAAGCGAAAACGTGGAGTTCACCCTTAGTGACCGCAGTCATTTAGACTACCCTGTTCTGCTCGGTCGGCGTTTTTTACTCGATATTTCCATTATCGATGTGGCCGAAACTTATCGCTTTGATCGGCCTGAATTCCCCGGTGGTGAACCCGCCGACCAGGCGGCTGACGATGAAGCTGCTGATTCAGACGATAGCGAAGAATAA
- a CDS encoding inactive transglutaminase family protein, protein MSRLPFYFIVGLLLVAGIAMSVHRHLQFEIPWVPNEQRQVWEIEAVITFDAQDGPVEVDLALPTQQAEYRILTENTASSGYGLAYQADEAGRRAEWTIREADGEQQLYYSVQMLVSPEAQAPVQAAPELPPAVEWESPYDSAAEQLIDEAWERSANNATFARELIRDVNGERQDENARLLLGEMDPAPLVVRLLNQAEVKARGVSGLLLDDGRRRQTLSTWIQVFDENDETWSLFHPITGVQGKPDNLLLWETTGDAVLEVQGGTNSRVSFSMMTHYQPASAAVRNHNSNDTLLNFSIHSLPLEEQALFQTILLIPIGALVVVFLRVLVGIKTSGTFMPVLIALAFIQTSLATGLIGFLLVVSVGLVIRNYLSYLNLLLVARVSAVIITVIAIISVFSVLAYRMGLNAGLTITFFPMIILAWTIERMSILWEEEGPKQVLIQGGGSLLTAVIAFLAMNNPWVRHITFNFLGVQFILMALILLLGNYTGYRLLELRRFKPITEEDKPS, encoded by the coding sequence ATGTCACGGCTACCCTTTTATTTTATTGTCGGCCTATTGCTCGTAGCGGGAATCGCGATGAGCGTACATCGCCACCTGCAGTTTGAAATACCCTGGGTGCCCAATGAACAGCGCCAGGTATGGGAAATTGAGGCCGTCATTACCTTTGATGCTCAAGATGGCCCAGTGGAGGTTGATCTTGCCCTGCCGACCCAGCAGGCTGAGTATCGTATCCTCACCGAAAACACGGCCTCTTCCGGCTATGGGCTAGCTTACCAGGCAGATGAAGCGGGCCGGCGTGCGGAGTGGACGATTCGCGAAGCTGACGGCGAACAACAGCTGTATTATTCCGTGCAAATGCTGGTATCGCCCGAGGCGCAAGCGCCGGTGCAAGCAGCCCCTGAACTGCCTCCTGCGGTTGAGTGGGAAAGTCCTTACGACTCGGCTGCTGAGCAGCTTATCGATGAAGCCTGGGAGCGAAGCGCCAATAATGCCACCTTTGCCCGCGAGTTAATTCGCGATGTAAACGGTGAACGTCAGGATGAAAACGCCCGCCTGCTGCTTGGCGAGATGGATCCTGCACCGCTGGTTGTTCGCCTGCTCAACCAAGCGGAAGTTAAAGCCAGAGGGGTCAGCGGCTTGTTGCTTGACGATGGCCGTCGGCGACAAACGCTGAGCACCTGGATTCAGGTATTCGATGAAAACGACGAAACATGGTCGCTTTTCCATCCGATTACCGGTGTCCAAGGTAAGCCAGACAACCTGTTGCTATGGGAAACCACCGGCGACGCTGTACTCGAGGTACAAGGCGGAACGAATTCCCGGGTCAGTTTCTCGATGATGACCCACTATCAGCCCGCATCCGCGGCAGTACGTAACCACAATTCCAACGATACGCTGCTGAACTTCTCGATTCACAGCCTCCCGTTAGAAGAACAGGCGCTCTTTCAAACTATTCTGCTTATCCCGATCGGGGCACTGGTCGTCGTCTTCCTGCGCGTACTGGTAGGCATCAAAACCTCGGGCACTTTCATGCCCGTGTTGATCGCCCTCGCCTTCATCCAGACCAGTCTGGCAACCGGGCTGATCGGGTTTCTTTTGGTGGTATCAGTTGGTTTGGTTATTCGTAACTATCTGTCCTATTTGAACTTATTATTGGTTGCCAGGGTCTCGGCGGTGATCATTACCGTTATTGCCATCATCTCGGTGTTCTCGGTACTGGCGTACCGAATGGGCTTGAACGCCGGGCTAACCATCACCTTCTTCCCGATGATCATTCTTGCCTGGACGATCGAGCGGATGTCGATTCTGTGGGAAGAGGAAGGTCCCAAACAGGTCTTGATACAGGGCGGGGGCAGCTTGCTGACGGCCGTCATTGCGTTCCTGGCCATGAACAACCCGTGGGTACGCCATATCACCTTTAATTTCCTGGGGGTTCAGTTCATTTTGATGGCGCTGATCCTGCTGTTGGGTAATTACACCGGTTACCGCTTGCTGGAACTACGGCGCTTCAAGCCCATTACCGAGGAAGACAAACCCTCATGA
- a CDS encoding alpha-L-glutamate ligase-like protein, giving the protein MSWLSNWTWPTRLRDKGIIGMNRRNIRYIGRYNNRRLYPLVDDKLKTKLLAEQYGITSPALIGTVTTQFGVKHIGGILAGHHGFVIKPAKGSGGKGILVIEKIDGDDFIKPSGARLSITDVERHVSNILSGLYSLGGSPDVAVVETLINFDESLMAYTYEGVPDIRVIVFKGYPVMAMMRLSTAASDGKANLHQGAVGVGLNMATGGALRGVQFDRPCYAHPDTGHDLASLVVPQWETLLNLAAGCFEMTGLGYLGTDMVLDREHGPMLLELNARPGLAIQMTNGEGLRRRLDLIERQPDGVPAQKRVAFAQHHFARVSELTDSPDTPPASA; this is encoded by the coding sequence ATGAGCTGGCTGAGCAATTGGACATGGCCGACGCGACTGCGTGACAAAGGCATCATTGGCATGAACCGGCGTAACATCCGTTATATCGGTCGTTACAACAACCGGCGTCTTTACCCATTGGTCGATGACAAGCTAAAAACCAAGCTGTTGGCGGAGCAATACGGGATTACCTCTCCGGCGTTAATCGGCACGGTGACGACGCAGTTTGGGGTCAAGCATATCGGCGGAATATTGGCGGGCCACCATGGTTTTGTGATCAAGCCGGCCAAAGGCAGCGGCGGCAAAGGGATTCTGGTTATTGAAAAAATCGACGGGGATGATTTCATCAAACCCAGCGGTGCGCGCCTTTCGATCACCGATGTCGAGCGCCATGTGTCGAATATTCTGTCGGGACTCTACTCGCTTGGCGGCTCACCTGACGTCGCTGTTGTTGAGACGTTGATCAACTTTGATGAAAGCCTGATGGCCTACACCTACGAAGGTGTACCTGATATTCGTGTCATCGTCTTTAAAGGCTATCCCGTTATGGCCATGATGCGGCTTTCTACGGCGGCGTCAGATGGCAAGGCGAACCTGCACCAGGGGGCTGTCGGGGTGGGTCTTAATATGGCAACGGGCGGCGCCCTTCGCGGCGTGCAGTTTGATCGTCCCTGCTATGCTCATCCGGATACCGGGCACGATCTGGCAAGCCTGGTGGTCCCCCAATGGGAAACGCTGCTTAATTTGGCGGCCGGCTGTTTTGAGATGACCGGATTGGGCTACCTGGGAACCGACATGGTGCTCGACCGCGAGCATGGTCCGATGTTACTGGAGCTTAATGCCCGCCCCGGGCTTGCCATCCAGATGACCAACGGTGAAGGACTACGCCGCCGCCTCGACCTTATCGAACGTCAGCCCGATGGCGTGCCTGCCCAGAAGCGTGTGGCGTTTGCGCAGCATCATTTTGCCCGAGTGAGTGAGTTGACTGACTCACCTGACACGCCTCCTGCAAGCGCGTAA
- a CDS encoding transcriptional repressor, with product MTHANVLLQQAESQCHTRGVRFTPIRRRVLELIARHGGGLKAYDLLDKLSTEHAAARPPTVYRALEFLIEQGLVHRIESQNAYVACACPEHAHGFQLLICRQCGYVEELHLDEISDQLAALAQRQGFNVERQTIELQGLCQRCQPHDES from the coding sequence ATGACACACGCCAATGTGCTATTACAACAGGCCGAGTCCCAATGCCACACGCGGGGCGTGCGCTTTACGCCTATTAGGCGCCGTGTGCTTGAACTGATTGCGCGTCATGGCGGTGGCTTAAAGGCCTACGACCTGCTTGATAAGCTCTCGACAGAGCACGCGGCCGCTCGACCGCCGACGGTTTACCGCGCCCTTGAGTTTCTTATCGAGCAGGGTTTGGTTCATCGCATCGAATCGCAAAATGCCTATGTGGCCTGTGCATGCCCCGAACACGCCCATGGCTTTCAACTGCTTATATGTCGGCAGTGTGGCTATGTGGAGGAACTCCACCTGGATGAAATCAGCGATCAACTGGCCGCTCTCGCCCAGCGTCAAGGCTTCAATGTAGAGCGCCAAACCATTGAATTACAGGGGTTATGCCAGCGCTGCCAACCTCATGACGAGTCGTGA
- the hisI gene encoding phosphoribosyl-AMP cyclohydrolase: MSSDNPLFKDLESASPADALPSVTTLLDAAAFNTDGLMPAIAQQHDTGEVLMMAWMNREALEETLQTQRVCYYSRSRGKLWRKGESSGQQQHLVSAALDCDGDTLLLQVEQTGPACHTGRRSCFYLSLSNEAVTVNSEPLIDPAKLYAKSSS, encoded by the coding sequence ATGTCCTCAGACAACCCGCTATTCAAAGACCTTGAGTCGGCATCTCCTGCAGATGCCCTCCCCTCAGTCACGACGTTGCTCGATGCCGCCGCGTTTAATACAGACGGTTTGATGCCTGCCATCGCCCAGCAGCACGATACCGGCGAAGTATTGATGATGGCGTGGATGAATCGCGAAGCGTTAGAAGAAACGCTGCAAACGCAGCGGGTATGTTATTACTCGCGCTCGCGAGGCAAGTTGTGGCGTAAAGGTGAGTCTTCCGGCCAACAGCAGCATCTGGTATCAGCGGCCCTCGACTGCGATGGAGACACGCTGCTGCTCCAGGTGGAACAAACGGGACCTGCCTGCCATACCGGGCGGCGGAGTTGCTTTTACCTGTCACTTTCAAATGAAGCCGTGACGGTTAACAGCGAGCCACTTATTGATCCCGCCAAGCTCTACGCCAAGTCATCGTCATGA
- the yidD gene encoding membrane protein insertion efficiency factor YidD: MNPWRTLFNDVRWLVGQCLVVMVRIYQYTLSPLLGPRCRFWPSCSSYAIEAIQVHGPFKGSWMAVKRLMKCHPGSDGGMDPVPGGRSEDLCREDEENPHTDCHHHSQRD; this comes from the coding sequence ATGAACCCTTGGCGCACCCTGTTTAATGACGTTCGCTGGCTGGTCGGTCAATGCCTGGTCGTCATGGTGCGCATCTACCAATATACGTTAAGCCCGCTACTCGGCCCGCGCTGTCGCTTTTGGCCCAGCTGTTCGTCCTATGCCATCGAAGCCATCCAGGTCCACGGGCCGTTCAAAGGCAGCTGGATGGCCGTGAAGCGGCTTATGAAATGCCACCCAGGCAGCGATGGCGGCATGGACCCCGTACCCGGCGGGCGCAGCGAAGACTTGTGCCGGGAAGACGAGGAAAACCCTCACACCGATTGTCACCATCACTCCCAGCGTGATTAA
- a CDS encoding SufE family protein: protein MSTSGAELAQQELIEEFDMFDNWMDRYQYIIDMGKQLPPFPDEWKTEEFKIQGCQSNVWMHHEEQGDKLIFKATSDAAIVSGLIAVLLRIYSERTAAEVRGTEPHFMTDLGLDKHLSPTRSNGLHAMLERIYQVARQSA, encoded by the coding sequence ATGAGCACGTCCGGTGCCGAGTTAGCCCAGCAGGAACTGATCGAAGAGTTCGACATGTTTGATAACTGGATGGACCGTTATCAATACATCATCGATATGGGCAAACAGCTACCCCCTTTTCCAGACGAGTGGAAAACAGAGGAGTTTAAAATTCAGGGGTGTCAGTCGAACGTGTGGATGCACCATGAAGAGCAGGGCGACAAGCTGATCTTCAAGGCGACCTCTGATGCGGCGATCGTATCGGGATTGATTGCAGTACTGCTGCGTATTTACAGCGAAAGAACCGCTGCCGAGGTGCGCGGTACAGAGCCGCATTTCATGACGGATCTGGGACTGGACAAACACCTGTCGCCAACGCGTAGTAACGGCCTGCATGCCATGCTGGAGCGCATCTACCAGGTCGCCCGGCAGAGCGCTTAA
- a CDS encoding tyrosine-type recombinase/integrase, with amino-acid sequence MVTRDNITIAYPISPLESLSGLPALPHITANTDVEAVAAWLAEYQESPQTWKCYRREAERLLLWLTTQKLTLGQVNRDVLRHFEQFLADPQPSAQWVGPTRPRHHPQWRPFRGGLSPASRRQSLIILQGLFSWLVEAGWVRHNPFRLMRDKSRRLNNQAPRIERYLERELWEWLWQWLNQPAEKGERDRYEMARRRFIFGFAYLLAPRVSEMAEARMGDFERSEGRWWWSVVGKGNKVARIPLPADMLECLAEWRQTLGLTTTPAHHDDTPVLRALDKKRGIGHNQLYRLIRETFNEAANALEAANGNPAYIAALRRATPHWLRHTSITHQAQAGISLRHLADSARHSRLDTTARYLHNEAIEWHQEQQRHQIEPRTTQNDAETL; translated from the coding sequence ATGGTAACGCGGGACAATATAACGATTGCCTACCCGATATCGCCGCTGGAGAGTCTTAGTGGCTTGCCGGCGTTGCCGCACATTACCGCGAACACGGACGTGGAGGCGGTCGCGGCGTGGCTCGCCGAATACCAGGAAAGCCCGCAAACCTGGAAATGCTATCGCCGGGAAGCCGAGCGCTTGCTGCTGTGGCTGACAACCCAGAAGTTGACGCTTGGCCAGGTAAACCGTGACGTGCTGCGTCACTTCGAGCAGTTCCTTGCCGACCCACAGCCAAGCGCGCAGTGGGTAGGGCCTACCAGGCCGCGCCATCACCCACAATGGCGACCGTTCCGAGGTGGACTTTCACCGGCCAGTCGTCGGCAGAGCCTGATTATTCTGCAGGGGTTATTCAGCTGGCTCGTAGAAGCGGGGTGGGTGCGCCATAACCCGTTTCGCCTGATGCGCGATAAATCACGCCGCTTGAACAACCAGGCACCACGGATTGAGCGCTACCTGGAACGCGAACTATGGGAATGGCTCTGGCAATGGCTTAACCAGCCAGCGGAGAAGGGCGAACGCGACCGTTACGAAATGGCCAGGCGACGGTTTATCTTTGGCTTTGCGTACCTGCTGGCCCCAAGGGTGAGTGAAATGGCCGAGGCCCGCATGGGTGACTTTGAGCGAAGTGAAGGGCGCTGGTGGTGGTCCGTCGTCGGCAAAGGCAATAAAGTTGCCCGGATTCCGCTACCGGCTGACATGCTGGAATGCCTGGCCGAATGGCGGCAAACCCTGGGGCTTACGACCACGCCAGCGCATCACGACGATACGCCGGTGCTTCGCGCCCTGGACAAGAAGCGGGGGATTGGTCATAACCAGCTCTACCGCCTGATACGTGAGACGTTCAACGAAGCGGCCAACGCGCTGGAAGCGGCTAATGGCAACCCTGCTTATATCGCGGCCCTGCGCCGGGCAACGCCTCACTGGTTGCGCCATACGTCCATTACCCATCAGGCCCAGGCAGGCATCAGTCTGCGGCATTTGGCCGATAGCGCACGCCACTCGCGCCTGGATACCACGGCGCGCTATCTGCACAACGAAGCCATCGAGTGGCACCAGGAACAGCAGCGCCACCAGATTGAACCGAGAACCACTCAAAACGATGCTGAGACGTTATAA